Sequence from the Cellulomonas fimi ATCC 484 genome:
ACGCCGAGCGTGCCGTTGACGGTGCGCAGCTCGGCGGACGACGCGCCCTGGATCGTCACGGGGTCGACGGGGCCGATGCTGACGCCGCCGGCGAGCGGGCGGACGCGCCCGCGCATGAGCGTGGTCGGCGTCCCCTCGACGGTCGCCTCCTGGTGCAGCACGACGCGGTGCTCGACGACGTCGGTCGGCACGCCGTCGATGCTCGCGGGGATGCGCTGGTCGTCCGGCAGGTCGGCCGCGTCGAGCTTGCGGGCGACGTGCACGACGATCGCCTGACGGCCCGTGGGGCGGCCGTCGGACCACTTCTCGCCGATGTCGACCCCCACGACGCCGGGGCGGGCGATGAGCGCGTCCTCGTGGCCGCGCTTCGTGGGACGGATCTGGTCCCGGCTCAGGGGCTCGGGCGCGCTGTCCTGCTCGGTCATGTCCTGCGTCTCCTCGGATGGTCGAGAACCACGGTCCGCCGCTGACCGGGACGCGGCCCGACGAGCGGGCTGCACAGGGGGTCGGTCGGGCGGGTGCTGGCGAGGAGCCGTCGGGAGCGGCCCAGATACACGTCGCAGCAGGTTTCTTCCCGGCGCGTGTATCTGGAGCGGTCGGGACGGCTCCTGTCCGTCGACCCCGGCACGGGGGAGCGGCGTCCGCAGGCGCGCGCCGATCGTCCGCCCGTGTCCTCCTTGTCGGGGTTGTCAGGGCCGCCCTACTGTGTCAGGGGCGCGGCCGCCCGACGAGGCCAGCCTGTGAGGGGTCCATGATGAGTGACGACCTGGTGGAGCCGGTGGATGCCGCGCTTCGCGAGGGTGAGGGGCTGGCCGACCAGGCTGCCCGTGCGGTGGTCGCCTACCGCGAGGGGGACCGGGCGCCGCTCGCCGCGCTGGTGCAGGTCATGACGCCGTTGCTGTGGCACACGGTCCGCGCCCAGGGCGTGGACGCGGAGCAGGCGCAGGACCTGGTGCAGAACGTGTGGCTCACGCTCGTGCGGGACATCGAGTCCATCCGCGACCCGCGCGCGACGCTCCAGTGGATGCTGGTGACGGCGAAGCGCGCGGCGTGGCGGGCCGTGCGACGCACGCGGGAGGACCTCGTCCGGCACGAGCACGACGAGCACGTGACGGACTGGCTGTCGGCCCCGGCCGACGACCGGCCGGACACCGTCGCGCTCCGTTCGGAGCGGGACCGGGTGCTGTGGGAGCACGTCGCGAGCCTGCCGGACCGCTGCCGGCGTCTGCTCGGGCTGGTGGCGCTCGTGGACCGGCCGGACTACACGGTCGTGTCACGGGCGCTCGGCATGCCGGTCGGGAGCATCGGCCCGACCCGCGGCCGTTGCCTCGCCAAGCTCCGCCTCGCCCTGTCCGACGACCCCGCCTGGAGCCTGTCATGAGCACCGACGAGAGCACCCTCGCCATGGTGGCGGCCGGTCCCCTGGACGTCGCGGACCTCGAGATCCTCACCCGTCTCGCGGCTCTCGTGGACACCTCGGACCCGGTGCCTGCGGGCCTCGTGGACCGGATCGGCATGGCACTGACGATCGAGGCCCTGCACGCCGAGCTCGCCGAGCTGCACCTCGTCGGTGACCCGGCGCTCGCGGTCCGCGCCGACGAGACGAGCATCGAGGCCGGCACGATCACGTTCACGACGGACGTGCTGACCGTGATGATCTCGGTCCACCCGGAGGCGGGTCGCGTGCGCGTCGACGGCTGGGCGGCCCCGGCCGCGGAGCTCGCGGTGGAGCTGCACCAGTCGGGTGACGTGACGACGGTGACGTCGGACGTCGACGGCCGGTTCTCGTTCTCCGAGGTCGAGCGGGGCCCGGCGCGCCTGGTCCTGCGACGCCCGTCGGACCCGCGGGTCCCGATCGTGACACCGCAGATCGAGCTGTAGCGCAGATGTCGGAGCAGGGCGGCCCGGCGGCGGCCGGGCCGCCCTCCCTCGTCGTCCTCGGAGAGGCGCTGGCGCGCGCCGAGACCGAGAACGCCGAGGGGAGGCCGACGCGTGCCCGCCGACGGCTGCGCCCGCTCCTGCACGAGCTGTCGGGGCTGACACGCAGCCCGGACGTGGCCCGGCTGCGCGGGCGCGCGCTGGTCGAGCTCGCGAAGGCGGACTTCGAGACGCGGGGGGCACCGGGCCCTGCGCTCGACGAGCTCGACGCGATGCTCGTGGAGCACGAGCGCGACCCGGTGCGCGGCTGGCCGGGCCTGGTCCCGGCGGTCGCGGGGCTGCGCGGACTGCTGGCGTTGCGTGCGGGCCGTCAGCACGAGGCGCTGCACTGGCTGGACGAGGCGGTCGCGTCGATCGACGACGCCGACCCCATCGACGCGTGCCGCGTGCTGCTCAACCGGGGTGTGCTGCACACGGACATGCACCACGTCGCGCTGTCCCGCGCGGACTACGCGGAGTGCGCGCGCCGCGCGCGCCGGGCGGGGTTCGAGCTGCTGACGTTCAAGGCGGAGCACAACCTCGGCTACCTGGACTTCGTCGCGGGGAACCTGCCGGAGGCGCTGGCCCGGATGGAGGCGGCGGCACGCATCCTGCCCGGACCGCCGCGCCCGACGGCCCTGCTCGACCGTGCCCGCGTGCTGCTGGAGGCGGGCCTGGTCGGGGTCGCGGACCAGACGCTCGAGCAGGCGGCGGCGCTGTTCGAGCAGCACCGCCGCGTGCGGGACGTCGCGGAGTGCGAGCTGGGCCGCGCGGAGTGCGCGCTGCTGCGCGGCGACGTCGTCGCGGCTCGTGGGTTCGCGGCGTCGGCCGCGCGCCGGTTCCGCCGCCGCCGGGAGGACGCGTGGGTCGTGCGGGCCGACCTGCTCGCGCTGCAGGTGGACGCGGTCGCGTTCGCGCAGGCGCCGGCGGACGACCCGCGCACGCGCGCGCTGTGGGCGGGGCTCGCGCGGCGCGCGGCGCGGCTCGAGGCGACGTGCCGGGCGACGGGCCGCACGGGCTGGGAGGTCGGGGCGGCGTACGTGCGGATCGAGGCGGACCTGGCCCGGGGGGCGCTGGACGCGCCGGGCGTGCTGCTGGACGAGCTGGGCACGGTGCGGGGGAGCGACCCGATCGCGGTGCGGCTGCACGGCCGCTGGCTGCGCGCCAAGCTCGCGCTCGCGGCGGGCGAGCGGTCGCGGGCCGTGCGGTTCGTGCACGCGGGTCAGCGGGACCTGGCGCTGCACCGCTCGCGGTTCGGCTCCCTGGACCTGCGGACGGCGGGTGCGGTGCACGGGCGTGCGCTGGCGTCCCTCGACATCGAGCTCGCGCTCGCGACGGGCCGGCCGGCGGCGGTGCTGGACGCGGCCGAGCGGGTGCGCGCGGTGATCGGCGGCACCCCGCGCGTCAACCCGCCGAGCGACCCGGAGTCCGCGGCCCTGCTGTCGCAGCTGCGGCGGCTCATCGACGACTCGCGCGGCGTGATCGGCCGCGCGAGCGCGGACCCGGTGCGCTCGCGGGCGTTCCGGGAGGCGCAGCGGCTCAAGCACGAGATCCTCGCCCGCTCGTGGCACGAGCGGGGACAGGCGGGCGACGAGCGTCCCGGGCGCGCGGCGGACGTGCGCCGCGTGCTCGCGGCACGGCCGGGCAGCGTCCTGGTCGACATCGGGGTGCACGGGGGCCGGCTCCTCGCGGTGACGTTCTCGGCGCGAGGCGCGGTCCTGCACGAGCTGGGGGAGGCGTCCGACGTCGCCGAGCTCGTGCGGCGCGTGCACGCGGACCTCGAGGTGACGGCGAACCCCCTGGTCCCGGCCGAGCTGCGCGACGTGGCGCACCGGTCCCTCGCGCACGGCACGGCGTCGCTCGAGTCCCGCCTGGCGCCGGTGCTGGACGCGCCGGACGAGCTGGTGGTCGTGGCGACGGGCTGGCTGGGGGCGCTGCCGTGGTCGATGCTCGGCCCGCGTCGGGGCCGAGCGACGGTGGTCGCCCCGTCGGTGCACCACTGGGCCCGGTACGCGGGGACGGCGCCGGAGGTGCCCGAGCAGGTCACGGCGGTCGCGGGACCGGGCCTGCGGCACGCCGACGACGAGGCGCGCGAGGTCGGGGCCGCGTGGCCGCAGGGCCGGTCGGTCGTGGGCGCGGACGCGACGGTCGCGCGGATGATCGAGCTGCTCGGGTCGCCGGGGATCGTCCACCTCGCGGCGCACGGCCGGCACGAGCCGGACAACCCGCTGTTCTCGTCGGTGCGCCTGGCGGACGGCCCGCTGTTCGCGCACGAGCTCGACGCGGGGGGCCGCACGCCGGACCTGGTGGTGCTCTCGTCGTGCGAGGTGGGCCGCGCGAGCGTGCGTGCGGGCGGTGAGGCCCTGGGCATGGCGAGCGTGCTGCTGCGCCGGGGCGTGGGCTGCGTCGTCGCGGCGATCGCCCCGCTGCCGGACGAGACGGCGATGCGTGTCATGACGCACGTGCACGCGCTGCTGCGCGACGGCGTCCCGGTGGCGCGCGCGGTCGCGGCGGCGGTCGAGAGGGACGCGCAGCGCACGGGGGAGGTCGCACCGCTGATGTGCTTCGGCGCACCGGTCTGAGGCGCGATTTGGGCCCGCGGCGGGCGTGCCGTAGTCTTGTGGGGCCCAAGACCGCCGGTCGTCGGCGTCGCGTTCCGTGACCTCGACCGAAGTCCCGCAGCAGCGGAGGCCAGCGCAGGTGAGAGTTCCCGGACGGAACGGCCACGCCGATCCCGATGTCGAGCCCCGCGCCTGCGCGGGGCTCTTTCTTTTGTGCGGGACCTGGACACCGGCGGCACCACCATCGGAAGGATTGCCATGGCGAGGCCGGACAAGGCAGCCGCTGTCGCAGAGCTCACGGACCGGTTCCGTGAGTCCAACGCGGCCGTGCTGACCGAGTACCGCGGGCTCACCGTCGCGCAGCTCAAGACTCTGCGCAAGGCGCTCAGCGGCAACGCAACCTACGCCGTGGTGAAGAACACGCTGACCGCGATCGCGGCCAAGGACGCCGGCCTGACGGGCCTCGACGACGCGCTTGCGGGCCCGTCGGCGATCGCTTTCGTCACCGGCGACCCGGTCGAGGCCGCGAAGGGTCTGCGTGACTTCGCCAAGGCGAACCCCGCACTGGTCATCAAGGGCGGTGTCCTCGAGGGACGCGCCCTGACCGCTGCGGAGGTCACGAAGCTCGCGGACCTCGAGTCCCGCGAGGTGCTCCTGGCCAAGGCGGCCGGTGCGATGAAGGCGAAGCTCTACCAGGCTGCGTACGTCTTCACCGCGAACACCGCCCAGGCCGCCCGTGTCATCGATGCCCTGCGTCAGAAGCAGGAGTCGGAAGGCGCTGCCGCCTGACCGTCCCGGTCCCCGGGGCGGCCTCGCGTCGCGCACACCCCCACATCTGCTTCGGCAGCCGCAGCGGCTGACCGGGCACCCGACGAAAGGAACGCCATCATGGCGAAGCTCAGCACCGACGAGCTCATCGAGCAGTTCAAGGGCCTCACCCTCATCGAGCTCTCCGAGTTCGTGAAGGCCTTCGAGGAGGTCTTCGAGGTCACCGCCGCCGCCCCCGTCGCCGTCGCGGCCCCCGCCGCCGGTGGTGGCGCGGCCGAGGTCGAGGCCGAGGAGGAGAAGGACTCGTTCGACGTCGTCCTCGAGGCCGCCGGTGACAAGAAGATCCAGGTCATCAAGGAGGTGCGCGCCCTCACGTCCCTCGGCCTGAAGGAGGCCAAGGACCTGGTGGACGAGGCCCCCAAGGCCGTCCTGGAGGGTGTCAACAAGGAGGCCGCCGAGAAGGCGAAGGCGCAGCTCGAGGGCGCCGGCGCCACGGTCACCCTCAAGTGATCTGACTCCGGCGGCCCTGGGCTGCCGGAGGCGCTCCGCACGAAGGCCGCATCCCCGCGACGGGGGTGCGGCCTTCGTCGTGCCCCACGGGGCCGTGCACAGGCCCGTCGTGGCGCTCCGGGGCGGGCCGGTGGCGGGGTCGACGGTGGCCGGGATCCGCTGTCCGACCTGCCCGGCTTTCGCGTGGCGGGTGACGTGTGCCACCATGTGCGGCGGCGACAACGGGGTCGTCGTGCGGGCGGAGCCGCCCGTATCGAGCAGGGCAAGGGAAGGGTGTCGACGACGGCGTCGAGGCCTCGGTCGTCGGTCGACGCCGGGTGGACTTTCCCATGCCGGTTGAGTATGCTAGCGCTTTGCGCTGGCCTGTGCCCGCGATCCCGTATAACCCGAGCAGTGGACGTCGTACGTGCGCGACGGTTCCGCAGCTCGCACGGCCGGGGGATCGCGCCCCGCCTGACCTGCGCAGCGTGCACACGATCCGCAGGGAAGGACCCCTCTTGGCTGCCTCGCGCACCCCTTCTGCACCGACCGCTGACGCCATCGCGAACCGCACCGCATCCCGTCGCATCTCCTTCGCCAAGATCCACGAGCCGCTCGAGGTCCCCGACCTGCTCGGTCTGCAGACCGAGAGCTTCGACTGGCTGCTCGGCAACGAGCGCTGGCAGGCCCGCGTGGCCGCCGCCCTCGAGGCCGGCCGCCAGGACGTCCCCGAGACGGCCGGGCTGGAGGAGATCTTCGAGGAGATCTCGCCGATCGAGGACTTCGGCGGGTCCATGTCCCTCTCGTTCCGCGAGCACCGCTTCGAGCCGCCGAAGTACACGGCCGAGGAGTGCAAGGAGAAGGACTTCACGTACGCGGCGCCGCTGTTCGTCACCGCCGAGTTCGTCAACTACACGACCGGTGAGATCAAGAGCCAGACGGTCTTCATGGGCGACTTCCCGCTCATGACGGAGCGCGGCACGTTCATCATCAACGGCACCGAGCGCGTCGTCGTCTCGCAGCTCGTCCGGTCGCCCGGCGTGTACTTCGAGCGCATGGCCGACAAGACGTCCGACAAGGACATCCTCACGGCCAAGGTCATCCCGAGCCGTGGCGCGTGGCTCGAGTTCGAGATCGACAAGCGCGACAACGTCGGCGTCCGCGTCGACCGCAAGCGCAAGCAGAACGCGACCGTCCTGCTCAAGGCGCTGGGCATGACCGAGGCGGAGATCCGCGAGG
This genomic interval carries:
- the rplL gene encoding 50S ribosomal protein L7/L12 — its product is MAKLSTDELIEQFKGLTLIELSEFVKAFEEVFEVTAAAPVAVAAPAAGGGAAEVEAEEEKDSFDVVLEAAGDKKIQVIKEVRALTSLGLKEAKDLVDEAPKAVLEGVNKEAAEKAKAQLEGAGATVTLK
- a CDS encoding RNA polymerase sigma factor translates to MSDDLVEPVDAALREGEGLADQAARAVVAYREGDRAPLAALVQVMTPLLWHTVRAQGVDAEQAQDLVQNVWLTLVRDIESIRDPRATLQWMLVTAKRAAWRAVRRTREDLVRHEHDEHVTDWLSAPADDRPDTVALRSERDRVLWEHVASLPDRCRRLLGLVALVDRPDYTVVSRALGMPVGSIGPTRGRCLAKLRLALSDDPAWSLS
- a CDS encoding CHAT domain-containing protein, which produces MSEQGGPAAAGPPSLVVLGEALARAETENAEGRPTRARRRLRPLLHELSGLTRSPDVARLRGRALVELAKADFETRGAPGPALDELDAMLVEHERDPVRGWPGLVPAVAGLRGLLALRAGRQHEALHWLDEAVASIDDADPIDACRVLLNRGVLHTDMHHVALSRADYAECARRARRAGFELLTFKAEHNLGYLDFVAGNLPEALARMEAAARILPGPPRPTALLDRARVLLEAGLVGVADQTLEQAAALFEQHRRVRDVAECELGRAECALLRGDVVAARGFAASAARRFRRRREDAWVVRADLLALQVDAVAFAQAPADDPRTRALWAGLARRAARLEATCRATGRTGWEVGAAYVRIEADLARGALDAPGVLLDELGTVRGSDPIAVRLHGRWLRAKLALAAGERSRAVRFVHAGQRDLALHRSRFGSLDLRTAGAVHGRALASLDIELALATGRPAAVLDAAERVRAVIGGTPRVNPPSDPESAALLSQLRRLIDDSRGVIGRASADPVRSRAFREAQRLKHEILARSWHERGQAGDERPGRAADVRRVLAARPGSVLVDIGVHGGRLLAVTFSARGAVLHELGEASDVAELVRRVHADLEVTANPLVPAELRDVAHRSLAHGTASLESRLAPVLDAPDELVVVATGWLGALPWSMLGPRRGRATVVAPSVHHWARYAGTAPEVPEQVTAVAGPGLRHADDEAREVGAAWPQGRSVVGADATVARMIELLGSPGIVHLAAHGRHEPDNPLFSSVRLADGPLFAHELDAGGRTPDLVVLSSCEVGRASVRAGGEALGMASVLLRRGVGCVVAAIAPLPDETAMRVMTHVHALLRDGVPVARAVAAAVERDAQRTGEVAPLMCFGAPV
- a CDS encoding carboxypeptidase regulatory-like domain-containing protein — protein: MSTDESTLAMVAAGPLDVADLEILTRLAALVDTSDPVPAGLVDRIGMALTIEALHAELAELHLVGDPALAVRADETSIEAGTITFTTDVLTVMISVHPEAGRVRVDGWAAPAAELAVELHQSGDVTTVTSDVDGRFSFSEVERGPARLVLRRPSDPRVPIVTPQIEL
- the rplJ gene encoding 50S ribosomal protein L10; this translates as MARPDKAAAVAELTDRFRESNAAVLTEYRGLTVAQLKTLRKALSGNATYAVVKNTLTAIAAKDAGLTGLDDALAGPSAIAFVTGDPVEAAKGLRDFAKANPALVIKGGVLEGRALTAAEVTKLADLESREVLLAKAAGAMKAKLYQAAYVFTANTAQAARVIDALRQKQESEGAAA